From Pseudorasbora parva isolate DD20220531a chromosome 14, ASM2467924v1, whole genome shotgun sequence:
ATAGAGTGAACTGTATTCCAGTATTATAGAGGGTATGCAGCAACGCCATTTCTCCGTTGGCACAAACCATTTGTCACTGGACAAACTCAAGAGGGGAATGGACCAGAGTCACCTGTAATTGACTAGATTACTCACCGAAGGGCAAACATGCTGGAAAGTTAATCATTTGACAAACACAAAAGACAGACACGCAATCTTTTGCCAACTTTCACTAAGAGACTACGACAGAccagcagttatgggcagctaTTCCCTCTAAAAGCAATCAGTAGCAGAAGCAGCGGCAGTCTGATTGAGAGAATTACCATCATCAAGTCCATCTCCCTCGGGCCAGAGGGGGCACCGGGATGTCAATGGGGTCCGTGGACCAGCCTCCCCCGATCCCCCCTCTGAAGACGGATCTTGTGTTTTTCATGGCATTCATGCTCTAAAACCAACACGTCCTTTCAGTCTTTTCCACTCAGTGAGCGTAACCAGTCACTCTGGCGGATGGAGACATCACGTGCATACCCTCTATTAGTCCATTTTTTAAAGCCACGACCTTCAAAACGGTGCCATGGGCCAAATTCAGGTACTTTAGGAAAGATAAAATACTGAAGACCGTGTGAGAATATAACAAATACCTTTATTTTGGAGCTCTACATTTACGTACACATCCATTGCTGCAGCATTTCTCAGCTTTCGGACAGTCAGTGTCATCAACGCACAACTTGACACACAATCCAAGATCAACTAATTTGTTTGGACACACTCCTGGCTTtgctgttatacaaacacacaacagAAACCAGATCACTGAATGTCTCATTctggaaaaggaaaaaaaataaaggcCCAGTGTAACATACCTTTATATGGAGCTGTACATTTACGTACACATCCACTTCTGCAGCATTTCTCAGCTTTCGGACAGTCAGTGTCATCAACACACAACTCAACACACATTCGAGGTATAGGGAATTTGTTTGGACACACTCCTGGCTTTGCTGTTAGAAACACAACAGAAACCAAATCACTTAATGTCTCATTCTCTAGTGAGAAGGAAAAAACCTGATCCATGCTGTGTAAAATACCTTTATATGGGGCTATACATGTACGCAAACATGAAGAAACGCTGCAGCACTTCTCAGCTTTCGGACAGTCGAGGTCATCAACACAGTGCTCCCCACACACTGTGACTGCAAGGATGCTGTTTGGACACACTCCTGGCTTTActgttatacaaacacagaAACCAGACGGCTGAATGCCTTATTCTCTTTAATGGGGGGAAAGGGGACaaggagaaaagaaaaaaaaacctttatgtGGAGCTCTACAGGTATGTCCACATCCATTGCGGCAGCATTTCTCATCGTTCGGACAGTCGCTGTCAGAGGAACAcatctccacacacactccgtcTACTCCAGGTTCGATTTTTGGACACACTCCTGGCTTTGGTTTATCTgtcgtgtgtttgtataacagtATATCACTGAATGATGACTGACTccccattttaaaaaaaacgtgccccatgctggcaaaatgagtataataaaaaaaaataataataataataataatttcagtCTCAATTAAAAACCCTTCAAAAAGATAAATAAAGCAACCACACCATAATCCCTGGTAATAACAACAAATTCATCACAGCAAGTCAAAACCAAATAGGctgaattcagggtgattgggacaccAAGTCATCTCAAAAGGCAAAAAGTATCCCATTCACCCTATAGGAAGACACTTTTATTACATTAATGAAACCGGCAGCCTATTTATGAAGACCTCATGTAATGCACGGGtctaaaaataaatgacatcagataatcaaatgtttatttaagaCACTACAGATGTTTGTGTGAACAATCTGGATCTGTCAGTCAGCGAGAATTATACCATGCATATTTGGACTTTTTGCCACCATGGGATATAGTATTTTATATGGAGGGGTTACCGACCCATACGTCAGTATAATAACATACCTTCATATGGAGCTGTACATACATGCCCACCACATCCAGTGCTGCAGCATTTCTCATCGTTCGGACAGTCGCCGTCAGAGGAACACATCTCCGCACACACTCCTACTTCTCCGGGTTTGACTTTTGGACACACTCCTGGCTTTGCTAATATGCAGAAGCATAACAAAAACCACAAGACACTGAATTCCTCAgtcaccatttaaaaaaaaaaaaaaaaaaaaaaaaaagttacacattaACACATTCTGTTGAACATACAGGTCACAAGTCACTTTTTAGATATCAGAAAATGCTGAtattgattggatcattattgcagtgattatgttTCGATTATgcgtttggcaacagttcttccaaCCCTAACTTATGcttagcttttcatttcttaaaccaCCATGTAAGACACAAGgtcatattccaggatgacagtCAAGATTCAGACTCAAACTGTGAATAGTTGAGGAGTGAAGGATCATTGTCACATGAATCggcacctctgagtccagacctCACAGTcactgaaagtctttgggatgtgctggaggagactgacagagtgctggactcttgcattgtcagGACATGATCTagaccaaaaatgtataaacctCTTGATTAAAATAAGTGCTGTATAAAGAGCATCCAGAGAGCATCAGCGCTTCACTTTTAAGTAGTAAGAGAAGTTAAATTAACCtgttttggaataaggctgtaacataacatgTTGACAAAGCGCTGCGAATGCTTTCCAGATACACGGTGTGAGAAATAGTCACTGCTTTTCTTGTACAACAGAAAAACACTAATAACTTGAAAACTTAAAGCTACCAACTTAACTAACATTTCACGGGATATTTGTGCTGTATATTTAATGCAGACCTAAAGTCATTATGTACTGATTTCGTCACACGTTGTAACAATTAAAGGGACCATTCACTTAAAAGACAAATTAGTCCACGatttactcagcctcaagtTCATCCTAGGTGTAGATGGCATTCCTCTTGCAGACAAATAAAAgggttacattaaaaatgtttgaaGCCATGTGTAGCAACTATGTGATGATAGATGCAATTTTatggacataaaaaaaaaaaatccagtcaatgccattataatgcttcaGTATGACATACCTCTGATGATTTTTGTGTTCGTcttaaagaagaatgtcataaattACACCtctgatgacttgagggtgagtaaatcatgagctgattttcatttttgggtaaactatccctttaaaacaccTCACCTGTTTCTACTCTTCCTTACCTTCAGGAGCTGTTGTGCAGAAGCACACAGAGTAACACAATAAAACTATCAACGAGCAGAACAGTCGAGCCGCCATCTTCTCAACCAGCGACCTCACGACGaactctgctgaaaaccacaCTGAATTTAAGGTTCAGGGAGATTTTAAAGCTAAACTGTGTTTTAAACACCCAAAGATCTTGCGCAAATGGAATCCTGATTAAACTCACGGGGCTGAAGCTTTAAATAGCTTAATCTCGAAGCCCTGATGAgctgttcaggtgtgtttgattagagatgacTCGGTCAGGCAATTACCGCATTACGCGATGACGAAACGTGACGTCATTAGAGCATACAAAttgatttatttgtaattaGCTTATATATTATGTCCTCGTAAGTGGACACCAGGGTCCTGTAcctggtagtttaacaaactcagggttacaggttTAGTTTCGAGgatgacaaaaccaaaccaaacgaTTAGGCTTTGTTGGTCTCAtaatgctgatcatcagctttctctgtcaactcaggctttaaTCCTGAGTttaggagtttagctgtgactagggttgccaccttcaatacagaaaaataagggacgcctgccgcagcggtggccacacccctcggggccacgatgaccactgtcccgatggtgtgccagtgcagtggtcgtatatcataacttaaaaccaatttgtatatatatatatatatatatatatatatatatatatatatatatatatatatatatatatatatatatatatatatatatgtatatatatatgtatatgtatttttacaatggacattataataggatatctgctattgaaatcagtgtgaacagatgcactcagtataatacacagctatgacaatgaaaaacaaactcaaCTGCTGTAACCTAGGGAGTAGGATAAGAAATTGCAAATTAACTCGAGTAATTTTATAGTGTTGTGAACAaagattttgactaaaatatttgtcattgtttgcaGTAACACCATCCAAACAGTGAAACCACAACTAAATAACTGTAGCCTAAATGATATAATATCTacaatcatttcttattttaataaaacactaaacaacatttttatttttggtaagttaagtaaatatatttatgtattattccgtttttatagtctattgttaattctatagtattggatgatgcaattatttaaatttgttaagcataacaaatagttgtttattttattcctaaaaggtcctattttgattaaatatatgtgtatatatatatatatatatatatatatatatatatatatatatatatatatatatatatatatatatatatatatatatatatatatatatatcttatctCTTATTAAAGTAATGCTTGTGTCTGACTATACAACTTAACCTTAAACAAATCATaccataacatcattaatgtagcctacattattaacattatttcttaataGGCAGCATTTATGATATCTAACGTTATCAATCAAAAAATTgaggtgataaaaaaaaaaaacaacaacactctGCCTCAGGAGATGCTTGAGGTATGAAGAACTGTGCGACAGTGCTTTGATTTCGGTGAGCTCTTGCATTTAGTGAATGTTGCTCTCCCGATGCATGCTGTCTCACATCTGACAGGCCAGCGTGCGCCACTGAAAACACTCGCCGACAAATAATTATTGTGCAATTGACTTGGTATTCATTGCCGCGGACACTTTCCAgccaaatatttatttcttccCACTCTCGTCTGTACCTCTGCATCCGCTTGCGTTTCTGCTCTGAAACTTTTACAGCTGGACGCGAGGGGGTATTTGGACCTGCCTCCGCCATCGTTTCAAATGGATTCTGCCCATATCGAAAAGAACCTATACCTCTTCTGACTCTGATTGGCCGTGATTCACGGCCCGTGAACctgaaacaaaccaatcaaacaaaccaacGACGGCAGCGACCCAATTAGGTGCAGAATAGGACGTGTCTTCACACAATGCGGGTGGACCTATGTAAAATACGGGACAAATCGCGTCCCGTATTGCTTTGAT
This genomic window contains:
- the LOC137039413 gene encoding WAP four-disulfide core domain protein 3-like; translated protein: MAARLFCSLIVLLCYSVCFCTTAPEAKPGVCPKVKPGEVGVCAEMCSSDGDCPNDEKCCSTGCGGHVCTAPYEDKPKPGVCPKIEPGVDGVCVEMCSSDSDCPNDEKCCRNGCGHTCRAPHKVKPGVCPNSILAVTVCGEHCVDDLDCPKAEKCCSVSSCLRTCIAPYKAKPGVCPNKFPIPRMCVELCVDDTDCPKAEKCCRSGCVRKCTAPYKAKPGVCPNKLVDLGLCVKLCVDDTDCPKAEKCCSNGCVRKCRAPK